From Arachis stenosperma cultivar V10309 chromosome 2, arast.V10309.gnm1.PFL2, whole genome shotgun sequence, one genomic window encodes:
- the LOC130962237 gene encoding uncharacterized protein LOC130962237 — protein sequence MASDSSNSNLRIMVESNPSESRLAELNIKCWPKWGCAPGKYQLKFDAEETCYLLKGKVKAYPKGSSDFVEFGAGDLVILPKGLSCTWHVSVAVDKYYKFESSNHSSSSSS from the exons ATGGCTTCAGATTCCAGTAATTCAAACCTTAGAATCATGGTTGAAAGCAATCCTTCAGAGTCACGCCTAGCTGAGTTGAATATTAAGTGCTGGCCCAA ATGGGGTTGCGCTCCAGGGAAATACCAATTGAAATTTGATGCAGAGGAGACATGTTATTTGTTGAAAGGGAAGGTGAAGGCATATCCAAAAGGGTCATCAGATTTTGTGGAGTTTGGTGCTGGGGACCTTGTGATTTTACCGAAAGGACTTAGTTGCACTTGGCATGTTTCTGTTGCAGTAGACAAGTACTACAAATTTGAGTCATCAaatcattcttcttcttcttcttcttga
- the LOC130962714 gene encoding serine/threonine-protein phosphatase 7 long form homolog → MEFADFTIEFGTARTVPNRTRQPTRCVRSVHRQQKMILHDRILPYLDRANLLHVARLNDYWFKLDEPLISAFVERWRPETHTFHMPFGECTVTLQDVAYQFGLPIDGHAVNGCLSDFEQLMEGGKPAWVWFGELFGELPPEDCIDDFTVSFSWFQNKFRVLPAHASEETVQIYARGYIMMLLSTALFMDKSGARVHLRWLPYVADLDGLGKYSWASATLSWLYKCLCRVANRNIKNLAGPLSLLLYKSINVVDGVINTPICFLLEKVTPSLVFSSIFPR, encoded by the exons ATGGAATTTGCTGATTTTACTATAGAGTTCGGAACGGCTCGAACCGTACCAAACCGAACCAGACAG CCTACACGGTGCGTTAGGAGCGTGCATCGGCAACAGAAGATGATACTGCATGATCGTATACTCCCGTACTTAGATCGTGCGAACCTATTACATGTTGCTCGGTTGAATGATTACTGGTTCAAGCTTGATGAGCCGCTGATCAGTGCTTTTGTGGAGAGATGGCGTCCTGAAACACATACCTTCCACATGCCATTTGGGGAGTGTACCGTAACACTACAAGATGTGGCATACCAGTTTGGCCTTCCAATTGACGGTCATGCAGTGAATGGGTGCCTCAGTGACTTTGAGCAGTTGATGGAGGGTGGCAAGCCTGCATGGGTGTGGTTTGGAGAGCTATTTGGTGAACTCCCACCGGAGGACTGCATCGATGACTTCAcagtttctttttcttggttccaGAACAAGTTTAGAGTTCTGCCCGCTCATGCGTCAGAGGAGACGGTACAGATCTATGCACGGGGTTACATCATGATGTTGTTGTCCACCGCGCTGTTCATGGATAAGTCTGGTGCCAGGGTACACTTACGGTGGCTCCCGTATGTTGCAGACCTCGATGGACTCGGCAAGTACAGCTGGGCTTCGGCCACCTTGTCTTGGTTGTACAAGTGTCTCTGTAGGGTTGCGAATCGGAATATAAAGAACCTCGCTGGACCGCTGTCACTACTACTGTACAAATCCATCAACGTCGTCGACGGAGTAATAAACACACCTATCTGCTTTTTGCTAGAAAAAGTTACACCCTCACTTGTGTTTTCATCTATTTTTCCCCGGTGA